A genomic window from Thermodesulfobium sp. 4217-1 includes:
- a CDS encoding DUF2225 domain-containing protein, with protein MFDKSKFFQTDLVCPICKIKFKQLKLKGGAFRTKTRDIDLCNTYEGINPNLYSAIVCPECGYANLDHSFQNKLSDVVISVMQKELPKSKIYKKDLTGERDYESAIEAYEQAIFCANAAGHSASLLAGIYFRMTCLAKSFGSSNEDEYRLKAAEFYEKAYDHEEFPLGGKMSQTLVEYMISSMYFKLNKLEQSIYWLNFSISRDPKGLTDPKAYAMIKELWMTVKSIIKK; from the coding sequence TTGTTCGACAAAAGTAAATTCTTTCAAACGGACCTTGTCTGCCCAATATGTAAAATAAAGTTTAAGCAATTGAAGCTAAAGGGTGGCGCCTTCAGAACAAAAACCAGGGACATAGACCTGTGTAATACCTACGAAGGCATAAACCCAAACCTTTATAGCGCTATTGTATGTCCAGAGTGCGGCTACGCAAATCTTGATCACAGCTTCCAAAATAAGCTTTCAGACGTGGTCATAAGCGTAATGCAAAAAGAGCTTCCAAAGTCAAAGATCTACAAGAAAGACCTTACAGGAGAAAGAGACTATGAAAGCGCTATAGAGGCCTACGAACAAGCTATTTTCTGTGCTAATGCGGCAGGTCATAGCGCAAGCCTTCTTGCAGGGATATATTTCAGAATGACCTGCCTTGCCAAGAGCTTTGGCTCATCAAATGAGGATGAATATAGATTGAAGGCTGCAGAGTTTTATGAGAAGGCATACGACCACGAAGAATTTCCTTTGGGAGGGAAAATGAGTCAAACCCTTGTAGAATACATGATCTCATCAATGTATTTCAAGTTAAATAAGCTTGAACAATCGATCTATTGGCTAAACTTCTCTATATCAAGGGATCCAAAAGGACTAACTGACCCCAAGGCTTACGCAATGATAAAAGAGCTATGGATGACCGTAAAGAGCATAATAAAAAAATAA
- a CDS encoding NAD-dependent deacylase, with product MLNDDYEKAADIIREGEAVVFSGAGISTDSGIPDFRSPTGLWKQENFISLASIEALYERRSEFIKFYRERLSKIKLANPNRSHEIIAKFEEMGLVTDVITQNIDRLHHKAGSKKVIEIHGNLDEAYCRTCKSIFPSNILDEVEMCPNCGGAIGPNIVLFGEAMPDSFNDAIEIIKQAKTCIVIGSSLSVYPAAAIPETALKFNEKLIIINKTRTHLDGFADAVFNEDSSLALEEIYKKLTS from the coding sequence ATGTTAAACGATGACTATGAGAAAGCAGCTGACATTATTCGAGAGGGAGAGGCAGTCGTATTCTCTGGTGCAGGTATTTCCACAGATTCTGGAATACCAGATTTTAGATCTCCCACAGGACTGTGGAAACAAGAAAATTTTATCTCGCTTGCCTCTATAGAAGCGCTATACGAGAGAAGAAGCGAGTTTATAAAGTTCTACAGAGAGAGGCTTTCAAAGATAAAGCTTGCAAACCCAAATAGATCGCACGAGATAATCGCAAAATTCGAAGAAATGGGGCTTGTAACAGACGTAATAACCCAAAACATTGACAGATTGCACCATAAAGCAGGATCAAAAAAAGTTATTGAAATACACGGCAATTTAGATGAGGCCTATTGCAGAACCTGCAAGTCTATATTTCCATCGAACATTTTAGACGAGGTAGAAATGTGTCCAAATTGCGGTGGAGCAATTGGACCAAACATCGTCTTATTTGGCGAGGCTATGCCTGATAGTTTCAACGATGCAATTGAGATTATTAAACAGGCTAAAACTTGTATTGTTATAGGTTCAAGCCTAAGCGTTTATCCAGCTGCAGCTATCCCAGAAACTGCATTAAAGTTCAATGAAAAGTTAATCATAATTAACAAAACGAGAACTCATTTAGATGGGTTCGCTGATGCGGTATTTAACGAGGACTCAAGCTTAGCCCTTGAAGAAATTTATAAAAAACTAACGTCTTAA
- the pstS gene encoding phosphate ABC transporter substrate-binding protein PstS, with the protein MKRILLSLLGVFLLVAAVFYVSGCSGSNAPQSASQVKQLTGAGSTFVYPLFSKMFEDYKNVKGVEVNYQSIGSGGGINALKDGTTDFSASDAYMSEKEMQTVPGGVVTIADAAGAVVMAYNIPGVKDLILDGKAIADIYLGKIKNWNDPYLEKLNPGVNFPDKPITVAHRSDGSGTTFIFTNYLSLMSPDWKSTSGAGTSVKWPVGLGGKGSEGVTAIIKQNPYSIGYVELTYAIQNHITTAKVKNKSGNIIAPTLESTQKAFEGVQLPSDMRALVLDTSNPAGYPITGFTFILLHKEMNYKGNDIAKAKAVLDLVKWIITDGQKYSEALGYVKLPQEAVANDMKILDSITWEGKPILTK; encoded by the coding sequence ATGAAAAGAATTTTGCTTTCTTTATTAGGCGTCTTTTTGCTTGTGGCTGCAGTTTTTTATGTGTCAGGATGCTCTGGCTCAAATGCTCCTCAGTCAGCTTCTCAGGTAAAACAGCTTACTGGCGCTGGTTCTACCTTTGTTTATCCTCTATTTTCAAAGATGTTTGAGGATTATAAGAATGTTAAGGGCGTAGAGGTAAACTATCAATCAATAGGTTCTGGCGGAGGGATAAACGCTCTTAAGGACGGTACTACAGACTTTTCGGCAAGCGATGCTTATATGTCAGAAAAAGAGATGCAGACGGTGCCTGGCGGAGTGGTCACTATTGCAGATGCTGCAGGTGCTGTGGTTATGGCCTACAATATACCTGGGGTCAAAGACCTTATTTTGGACGGCAAGGCTATAGCGGATATATATCTTGGGAAGATCAAGAATTGGAATGACCCATATCTTGAAAAGCTAAATCCTGGAGTAAACTTTCCAGACAAGCCCATAACGGTAGCTCACAGATCTGATGGCTCTGGAACGACATTCATCTTTACAAATTATCTTTCTCTTATGAGCCCTGATTGGAAGAGTACTTCTGGAGCTGGAACTTCAGTTAAGTGGCCCGTAGGTCTTGGTGGGAAGGGCAGCGAGGGAGTTACCGCTATTATTAAACAAAACCCATATTCAATAGGGTATGTAGAGCTAACATACGCTATCCAAAACCATATTACAACTGCAAAGGTGAAGAATAAATCTGGAAATATTATCGCTCCAACTCTTGAAAGCACCCAAAAGGCATTCGAAGGAGTGCAGCTGCCCTCTGATATGAGAGCTCTTGTGCTCGATACATCGAATCCTGCGGGCTATCCTATAACTGGATTCACATTTATACTCCTGCACAAAGAGATGAATTATAAGGGCAACGATATAGCAAAGGCAAAAGCAGTTCTCGATCTGGTAAAGTGGATAATAACCGATGGACAAAAGTATAGTGAAGCATTGGGCTATGTAAAGCTTCCTCAGGAAGCTGTTGCAAACGATATGAAGATCTTGGATTCAATTACCTGGGAAGGGAAGCCAATCCTTACAAAATAA
- a CDS encoding HAMP domain-containing sensor histidine kinase, which translates to MEILKDVIELIEYPVLIIDKSGQIVCYNKKFKEFSWIKDLDGKYYFEVLRFSEAHEILKDNKIKDFEKEIFLGINANKYTFILKSSQDVRIIALKPGENKEESELRKKLLGQISHELKTPIAVISSIVETGEVTGKIDSIFSEKVLDKIKRLDLALNNAIVITKIQLGLIHIERVKINLLSFLEEVLRDSLPEQYYLNAILFVDKDRTIETDPYIFKTITKNIFLNSLIHGKEPIYVSFDGNILTVKDGGMGFKEKELIELNKEEGSAGLGTAIVKSLARISGIRTHFSNENGAKVELKF; encoded by the coding sequence ATGGAAATTTTAAAAGATGTTATTGAACTAATTGAATATCCCGTTTTAATAATTGACAAAAGCGGGCAAATAGTTTGCTACAACAAAAAGTTCAAAGAATTTTCGTGGATAAAAGATTTAGACGGAAAATATTACTTTGAGGTTCTTAGATTCTCTGAGGCACATGAAATTCTTAAAGATAATAAAATTAAAGATTTTGAAAAAGAAATATTCCTTGGCATAAATGCAAATAAATATACCTTTATTTTGAAGTCATCACAGGATGTCAGAATCATAGCCTTGAAGCCAGGAGAAAATAAGGAAGAATCCGAGCTTAGAAAAAAGCTCCTTGGCCAGATCTCTCACGAACTAAAAACACCAATTGCAGTTATTAGCTCGATTGTCGAAACAGGAGAGGTCACAGGCAAGATAGATTCAATATTTTCAGAAAAGGTACTTGATAAAATAAAAAGACTCGACCTTGCGCTGAATAATGCCATAGTAATAACAAAGATTCAGTTAGGATTGATACATATTGAGAGGGTCAAGATCAATCTCTTGTCATTTTTAGAAGAGGTGTTAAGGGACTCTCTACCAGAGCAATACTATCTAAATGCTATATTGTTTGTTGACAAGGATAGAACTATAGAAACAGATCCATATATATTTAAAACTATAACAAAAAATATTTTTTTAAACTCGTTAATACACGGAAAAGAGCCAATATATGTTAGTTTTGATGGAAATATACTAACAGTAAAGGATGGCGGAATGGGCTTCAAGGAGAAAGAGCTCATAGAACTAAACAAAGAAGAGGGCTCGGCAGGTCTTGGAACTGCTATAGTTAAAAGCCTTGCAAGGATTTCTGGAATTCGCACACATTTTTCAAACGAAAACGGTGCCAAAGTAGAATTGAAATTTTAA
- a CDS encoding glycosyltransferase: MEKSLVTIAMPAYNHEKFVQEAIKSVIDQNYENIEFIIINDCSTDNTHSKICEMIDICKNRFVRFEYINSDKNNGIAKTLNKCLKWAQGRYCSFSASDDVIYRDKISLLVKELERLPDNYVIVFGDATYINEHGEVVRVQKGSIESESVMIILASDRDDFNYLNEDEFGTYKTLFRGYLPAVSWLAKTECILDVGGFNEDFFVEDMPLWIALSKKYRFKFFNQSVAGYRIHSQSTSTSFHNKMLIDLIKLLESERDYCIQNNLYDFWKKMMLLWLKEILQKESISLEQKKYVIDVVRKIKIKT, translated from the coding sequence ATGGAAAAATCTCTTGTAACGATTGCAATGCCTGCTTACAATCACGAAAAATTTGTACAGGAAGCCATAAAAAGCGTTATAGATCAAAATTACGAAAATATTGAATTTATTATTATAAATGACTGTTCGACAGATAATACACACAGCAAGATATGCGAAATGATAGATATCTGTAAGAATAGATTCGTTAGATTTGAGTACATAAACTCGGATAAAAATAACGGTATAGCAAAGACATTAAATAAGTGCTTAAAATGGGCGCAAGGCAGATACTGTTCTTTTAGCGCATCAGATGACGTCATTTATCGAGATAAGATAAGCTTGCTTGTTAAGGAGCTTGAAAGATTGCCAGATAACTATGTGATTGTTTTTGGGGATGCGACATATATAAACGAACATGGAGAAGTTGTTAGAGTGCAAAAGGGTTCTATTGAGTCGGAGAGCGTGATGATCATTCTTGCTTCCGATAGAGACGACTTTAACTATCTAAATGAAGACGAGTTCGGGACATATAAGACTCTTTTTAGGGGGTATTTGCCTGCTGTATCTTGGCTTGCTAAGACCGAATGCATTTTGGACGTTGGAGGGTTTAATGAAGACTTTTTTGTAGAAGATATGCCTCTCTGGATAGCCCTTTCAAAAAAGTATAGGTTTAAGTTTTTCAATCAATCGGTTGCAGGATATAGAATTCATTCTCAAAGTACTTCTACCTCTTTTCATAATAAGATGCTTATAGATTTGATTAAACTATTGGAAAGCGAGAGAGATTATTGTATTCAAAACAATTTATATGATTTTTGGAAAAAGATGATGCTTCTTTGGTTAAAAGAGATCTTGCAAAAAGAAAGCATATCTCTTGAACAGAAAAAATATGTAATTGATGTTGTAAGAAAAATTAAAATTAAAACATAG
- a CDS encoding GNAT family N-acetyltransferase: protein MILFGKSINLRTVEFKDADFIYLMRQDKKAKYLSKINGTVKNQIDWIKEYKKREEERKEFYFVIESKEGDSYGLVRMYDFKQNSFCWGSWIIKDDAPKSTAIESVIQIYEFGFKTLGFDKSHFDVRKDNDKVIAFHKRFGAEIVSEDELNYYFCLDKKDYENIKLKYKRYLL, encoded by the coding sequence ATGATATTATTTGGTAAAAGTATTAATTTGCGCACAGTAGAGTTTAAAGATGCTGATTTTATTTATCTTATGAGGCAAGATAAGAAAGCGAAATATCTTTCAAAAATTAATGGTACTGTAAAAAATCAAATAGACTGGATAAAAGAGTATAAAAAAAGAGAAGAAGAAAGAAAAGAGTTTTATTTTGTCATTGAGTCTAAAGAGGGAGATAGTTATGGTCTTGTAAGGATGTATGATTTTAAGCAAAATTCTTTTTGTTGGGGCAGTTGGATTATAAAAGATGATGCTCCAAAATCAACTGCTATCGAATCAGTTATTCAAATATATGAATTTGGTTTTAAAACTTTAGGTTTTGATAAGTCGCACTTCGATGTTAGGAAAGATAATGATAAAGTTATTGCTTTTCATAAGAGATTTGGGGCTGAGATTGTTAGTGAAGATGAGTTAAATTATTATTTTTGTTTAGATAAAAAAGATTATGAAAATATAAAGTTAAAGTATAAGAGATACTTGCTATGA
- a CDS encoding surface-adhesin E family protein, producing the protein MEDRWFLAVVTEDEDYFIDMHSIQEENNFLEVIIKETLKSESAKKRENDFIKSKINEEINLDHSLWKWRFNPKNMTYTILTIGYFDSEGRLLLNMKSDENDLHWEEIEPDTTAESIFEAVKDVMQNKPAKSEDFDL; encoded by the coding sequence ATGGAAGATAGATGGTTTTTGGCAGTGGTAACAGAAGATGAAGACTATTTTATAGACATGCACTCGATCCAGGAAGAAAATAACTTTTTAGAGGTGATAATAAAAGAGACTTTAAAAAGCGAATCGGCAAAAAAGCGGGAAAATGATTTTATAAAATCCAAGATAAATGAAGAAATCAATCTTGATCACTCTCTGTGGAAGTGGAGATTTAACCCAAAGAACATGACATATACCATACTTACTATTGGCTACTTTGATTCTGAGGGAAGGCTTCTTCTTAATATGAAAAGCGATGAAAATGATTTGCATTGGGAAGAGATAGAGCCTGATACAACTGCCGAAAGCATTTTTGAGGCTGTAAAGGATGTAATGCAGAATAAGCCTGCAAAAAGTGAGGACTTTGATCTTTAA
- the secG gene encoding preprotein translocase subunit SecG, translated as MTEFFKGAILLFEVGVAILLIVLVLLHGPKGEGLGSIGGEARLFTSPQGSASGLTKITAYVAGVFIVLALLMGIFW; from the coding sequence ATGACTGAATTTTTTAAAGGAGCCATACTGCTTTTTGAAGTAGGAGTGGCTATACTGTTGATCGTTTTAGTGCTTTTACACGGACCAAAAGGAGAAGGTCTTGGATCCATTGGCGGAGAGGCAAGGCTATTTACGTCTCCTCAAGGTTCTGCGTCAGGCTTGACAAAGATTACTGCTTATGTGGCAGGGGTTTTTATAGTGCTTGCATTGCTAATGGGAATATTTTGGTAG
- a CDS encoding FdtA/QdtA family cupin domain-containing protein has protein sequence MDIKFINFDIKGDERGSLIAIESFKNIPFEIKRVYYIFDTKHGVKRGFHAHKSLKQIAICVSGSCKFLLDNGSEKEVVELNSPKLGILIEDLVWHEMFDFTPDCVVLVLTDKYYDPSDYFRDYDEFLKFVKGDNK, from the coding sequence TTGGATATTAAATTTATAAATTTTGATATTAAGGGAGATGAGCGAGGCTCTTTAATTGCCATTGAATCGTTTAAAAATATTCCTTTTGAAATAAAAAGGGTTTATTATATATTTGATACGAAACATGGAGTTAAGAGAGGGTTTCATGCTCATAAAAGTCTAAAACAAATAGCTATCTGTGTAAGCGGCAGTTGTAAGTTCTTGCTTGATAATGGATCAGAAAAAGAAGTTGTAGAGTTAAATTCTCCAAAATTGGGGATCCTTATAGAGGATTTAGTTTGGCATGAAATGTTTGATTTTACTCCAGATTGTGTTGTATTGGTATTGACTGATAAATATTATGACCCGAGTGACTATTTTAGAGATTATGATGAGTTTTTGAAGTTTGTGAAAGGAGATAATAAATGA
- a CDS encoding DegT/DnrJ/EryC1/StrS family aminotransferase has product MLKVVFDINVVLDFSSEKRDILFKISRKIYEYCKNNKNIELYLSSSSLDNILFLKYAQIKQDFPQITKKQCLKISQNFISEILKDFKIAKTPSYIDTNTQDLEDALIIASTRAIGGFVVTRDKDMSNKYPDIVVHTDNFFEFLKSRKTKIPFLDLKNINAQYFNEYEKAFDNLINSGWYIQGNECSAFEKEFAEYCGTKYCVGVASGLDALILILRSYKELGIMSDGDEVIVPANTYIASILAISHNNLKPILVEPDINTYLIDPSKIKEKITPKTKAILAVHLYGQTCEMEKIDKIVKKYDLKLIEDSAQSHGAYYKEKRSGNLGDASGFSFYPGKNLGALGDAGAITTNDYDLSECIRALGNYGSHKKYENIYKGINSRLDEMQSAFLRVKLKYLDDEIEKRRKIAKFYLENIENDKIILPQVRDEKGHVWHLFVVRTEERETFQKYLSENGIQTMIHYPIPPHKQSSHKEWGLLSLPITEKIHREVLSLPISGVQNLDDTRKIVEIINKFK; this is encoded by the coding sequence ATGCTAAAAGTAGTTTTTGATATAAATGTAGTTTTAGATTTTAGCAGTGAAAAAAGGGATATTCTCTTTAAAATCTCAAGAAAGATCTATGAGTATTGTAAAAATAATAAAAATATAGAATTATATCTTTCCTCTTCATCTTTGGACAACATACTCTTTTTGAAATATGCTCAAATAAAGCAGGACTTCCCACAGATTACAAAAAAGCAATGCTTGAAAATTAGCCAAAATTTTATATCAGAGATACTAAAAGACTTTAAAATTGCAAAAACACCTTCTTATATAGATACAAACACACAAGATTTAGAAGATGCCCTGATTATAGCCTCTACAAGAGCAATAGGTGGATTTGTAGTTACTAGAGATAAGGATATGTCAAATAAATATCCTGATATTGTAGTACATACTGATAACTTTTTTGAATTTTTAAAAAGTAGAAAGACAAAAATACCATTTTTAGACCTAAAAAATATTAACGCTCAATACTTTAATGAATATGAGAAAGCTTTTGATAATTTGATAAATAGCGGTTGGTATATTCAAGGCAATGAGTGCAGTGCATTTGAAAAAGAGTTTGCCGAATATTGTGGGACAAAATATTGCGTAGGAGTGGCGAGTGGTCTTGATGCTCTTATTTTAATACTTAGATCGTACAAAGAGCTTGGTATTATGAGCGATGGCGATGAGGTGATAGTTCCAGCAAATACATATATCGCTTCGATTCTTGCTATTTCTCACAACAACTTAAAACCGATTTTGGTAGAACCAGACATTAACACATATCTAATTGATCCATCTAAAATAAAAGAAAAGATTACTCCTAAAACGAAAGCCATATTAGCAGTTCACCTTTATGGGCAGACCTGTGAAATGGAAAAGATAGATAAAATAGTTAAAAAATATGATTTAAAGTTAATTGAAGATTCTGCTCAATCTCACGGGGCATATTATAAAGAAAAAAGAAGCGGGAATCTTGGAGATGCAAGCGGATTTAGCTTCTACCCTGGGAAAAATCTTGGCGCTTTAGGGGATGCTGGGGCAATTACTACAAATGACTATGATTTATCAGAATGCATAAGAGCACTTGGTAACTATGGGAGTCATAAGAAATATGAAAATATCTATAAAGGAATTAATAGTAGGCTTGATGAGATGCAATCTGCTTTCTTGAGGGTTAAGTTAAAATATTTAGACGATGAAATAGAAAAACGGAGGAAAATTGCAAAGTTCTATCTTGAAAACATTGAAAACGATAAAATTATCCTGCCTCAAGTAAGAGATGAAAAAGGCCACGTTTGGCACTTATTTGTAGTTAGAACAGAAGAAAGGGAAACTTTTCAAAAATATTTGAGTGAAAATGGCATTCAAACCATGATACATTATCCAATTCCACCGCACAAGCAAAGTTCACACAAAGAATGGGGACTTCTTTCTCTGCCAATTACTGAGAAGATACATCGAGAAGTTTTAAGCTTGCCTATAAGTGGGGTACAGAATCTGGATGACACAAGGAAAATTGTAGAAATAATTAATAAGTTTAAATGA
- a CDS encoding response regulator transcription factor: protein MNNTILLVEDEIDISENIKTFLNINGFEVFQAFSASQAFDNFDETKASLVILDLMLPDMFGSEVLKVLRARGSKTPILVLSALSEEHDKVSLLDLGADDYLTKPFGMRELLARVKSLIRRNEGFNKISEKGPFKIDLEKSQIFFQGDLMTLTATEYKLLVFLFEHSGKTYSREKLIDKVWGEEYFVEARMVDVYIRRLREKIETDPSDPQILKTRRGFGYVLEI, encoded by the coding sequence ATGAATAATACAATTCTTTTGGTGGAAGACGAAATAGATATATCTGAAAATATCAAGACCTTTTTAAATATAAACGGTTTTGAGGTCTTTCAGGCTTTTAGTGCCAGCCAAGCCTTTGATAACTTTGATGAAACAAAAGCATCTCTTGTAATACTCGACCTAATGCTTCCTGATATGTTTGGGTCTGAGGTTCTTAAGGTTCTAAGGGCAAGGGGCTCAAAAACTCCTATTTTAGTCCTATCAGCGCTTTCAGAGGAACACGATAAGGTAAGTTTATTGGACCTGGGGGCTGATGACTATCTGACGAAGCCTTTCGGCATGAGAGAACTCCTTGCAAGGGTAAAAAGCCTTATAAGAAGAAACGAGGGTTTCAATAAAATATCAGAAAAGGGGCCATTTAAGATAGATCTGGAAAAAAGCCAGATTTTTTTTCAAGGAGATCTGATGACCCTTACCGCCACTGAATATAAACTGTTGGTTTTTTTGTTTGAGCATTCTGGAAAGACGTACTCAAGAGAGAAGCTTATCGATAAGGTCTGGGGAGAGGAATATTTTGTAGAGGCAAGGATGGTAGACGTATATATTAGAAGGTTAAGAGAAAAGATAGAAACAGATCCTTCGGATCCACAGATACTCAAGACAAGAAGAGGTTTTGGATACGTTCTTGAGATTTAA
- a CDS encoding glycosyltransferase family 2 protein, with amino-acid sequence MSKLAKISLPFFTSLLFFAFLQGIATHTFEWLQWLMMFFIVYGSVILGGFIIKQFEVQKIDDSYRPFVSILIPAHNEENVIRNTILDAINQDYRDESGKRLFEVIVVDNVSSDNTPVILKQMQGEYSDLKVVYQGQDAKRGKPAALMAGLRESDGEVIAVFDSDTKIPADFISTCVPYLSDPKVGGVQSLVRMYNAQKSFLTKAQDDEFAIFTRIYQEGRDFLDGAPTLGGNGQITKKEAVLSVGGWHEHALTEDLELSLRLYEAGYNIRFCPEASVYQEGVENFGALVRQRTRWALGYLQCLMEHTPKIFLSKMAFNKKLDLSLTLFSIFLPYLTLVGYAYLLLEITRIFMFYTTLPSFILNFLAFAFLVNASVGARVLGLPRKSLLYVPLRYWFFSLHWLIAYVQAMWKMWLIWINDEVPFWDKTHHKGLQEEPAKGVSTVFQTIK; translated from the coding sequence ATGTCAAAACTTGCTAAGATCAGTCTTCCTTTTTTTACCTCACTGCTGTTTTTTGCTTTTTTGCAGGGCATTGCCACGCATACCTTCGAGTGGCTTCAATGGTTGATGATGTTTTTTATTGTGTACGGTTCTGTTATATTGGGCGGATTCATAATAAAACAATTTGAAGTCCAAAAGATAGATGATAGCTACAGGCCTTTTGTGAGCATATTGATACCTGCGCACAATGAAGAGAATGTTATAAGAAATACCATCCTTGATGCTATAAACCAGGATTACAGAGACGAGAGCGGCAAAAGGCTATTTGAGGTAATCGTCGTAGATAACGTTTCGAGCGACAATACCCCTGTCATTCTAAAACAGATGCAGGGCGAATATTCTGATCTAAAGGTCGTATACCAGGGACAGGATGCAAAAAGGGGTAAGCCTGCTGCCTTGATGGCTGGCTTGAGAGAGTCAGACGGTGAAGTCATTGCTGTTTTTGACTCTGATACGAAGATTCCTGCTGACTTTATAAGCACGTGTGTTCCATATCTATCTGATCCAAAGGTTGGCGGTGTCCAGTCCTTAGTTAGAATGTACAACGCACAGAAGAGCTTTCTTACAAAGGCGCAGGATGATGAATTTGCGATATTTACAAGAATATATCAAGAGGGCAGAGATTTTCTGGATGGAGCTCCTACTCTGGGTGGTAACGGCCAGATTACAAAGAAAGAGGCAGTTCTTTCTGTGGGCGGATGGCACGAGCACGCTCTTACTGAAGATCTTGAGCTATCTTTAAGATTATATGAGGCTGGATACAATATAAGATTTTGCCCTGAGGCATCTGTCTATCAGGAGGGAGTCGAAAATTTTGGCGCCCTTGTGAGGCAGCGTACTAGGTGGGCACTTGGATACCTCCAGTGTCTTATGGAACACACTCCAAAGATCTTCCTTTCAAAAATGGCTTTTAACAAAAAGCTCGATCTTAGTCTTACTCTATTCTCAATCTTCTTGCCATATCTGACCTTGGTCGGCTATGCTTACCTCTTGCTTGAAATTACAAGAATATTTATGTTTTACACTACATTGCCATCGTTTATATTGAACTTTTTGGCTTTTGCATTCTTAGTTAATGCAAGCGTAGGCGCAAGGGTCTTAGGTCTGCCAAGAAAGTCTCTGCTTTATGTTCCACTAAGATATTGGTTTTTCTCGCTGCACTGGTTAATTGCCTATGTACAGGCTATGTGGAAGATGTGGCTTATCTGGATAAATGATGAGGTTCCTTTCTGGGACAAAACTCATCACAAGGGTCTGCAAGAAGAGCCTGCAAAAGGCGTTTCAACAGTCTTTCAAACTATAAAATAA